The following proteins are co-located in the Micromonospora coriariae genome:
- a CDS encoding amidohydrolase family protein has translation MSGDRGLEIVDFHLHFRIGADETIRACEHEAGMHPGGDHERSVRAAGAAPYAAQWRRAWSFPDPEPPAERWQDEADRWAEELRTHRISKAVFVTGGGNDSVADVVDRHPDLLLGFAHHDPYGPDAAAELERAVTERGLRGLKLFAPLLRGPLDDPALDPLWGTAQRLRVPVLIHIGHYGSAGGLTFGRYGGPDELARMARRFPELSVVVPHFGVQHVQELFFAAWGCPNILVDTSGSNQWVRWMPYKLTLEDLFRRCYETIGPDRIVYGSDSSWFPRGYVTRYLDDQLRVCRELGMPDDHLRAIFAGNAERLLGLTD, from the coding sequence ATGAGCGGCGACCGTGGACTCGAGATCGTCGACTTCCACCTGCACTTCCGGATCGGCGCCGACGAGACCATCCGGGCCTGCGAGCACGAGGCCGGGATGCACCCCGGCGGTGATCACGAGCGGAGCGTCCGGGCCGCCGGTGCCGCGCCGTACGCCGCCCAGTGGCGTCGGGCGTGGAGCTTCCCCGACCCGGAGCCGCCCGCCGAGCGCTGGCAGGACGAAGCCGACCGGTGGGCCGAGGAGCTGCGCACCCACCGCATCAGCAAGGCGGTCTTCGTGACCGGCGGCGGCAACGACAGCGTCGCCGACGTCGTCGACCGGCATCCGGACCTGCTGCTCGGCTTCGCCCATCACGACCCGTACGGCCCGGACGCCGCCGCCGAACTCGAGCGGGCGGTGACCGAGCGCGGCCTGCGCGGGCTGAAGCTCTTCGCCCCGCTCCTGCGCGGTCCGCTCGACGACCCCGCGCTGGACCCGCTCTGGGGCACCGCCCAGCGACTCCGCGTGCCGGTGCTCATCCACATCGGGCACTACGGCAGCGCGGGTGGCCTGACCTTCGGCCGGTACGGCGGCCCGGACGAGCTGGCCCGGATGGCCCGGCGCTTCCCCGAGCTGTCGGTCGTGGTGCCGCACTTCGGCGTGCAACACGTGCAGGAGCTGTTCTTCGCCGCGTGGGGCTGCCCGAACATCCTCGTCGACACGTCCGGCTCCAACCAGTGGGTGCGGTGGATGCCGTACAAGCTCACCCTGGAGGACCTCTTCCGCCGCTGCTACGAGACCATCGGCCCGGACCGCATCGTCTACGGCAGCGACTCGTCGTGGTTCCCCCGGGGCTACGTCACCCGCTACCTCGACGACCAGCTGCGGGTCTGTCGCGAGTTGGGCATGCCCGACGACCACCTGCGAGCCATCTTCGCCGGAAATGCCGAACGACTGCTCGGCCTGACCGACTGA
- a CDS encoding argininosuccinate lyase, with amino-acid sequence MSTSALTTYQRHHLRPTYEHHVGHLFPAMVRASQAHVVMLTERGLIPAERGAGLLRGLAVLRADTASAPIYDGSFEDVYYLVEKRLAEACGIPAAQLDVQLARSRNDLDAGVFRMLLRDQLLGVLDRVLATGATALDVADRYADVVITGYTHRRPAQPTTIGHALAGYAEALAGEAVAYADLIDQLNVSPLGSCAFAGTDLDISPARVAELLGFDGLVTNSYEAVAGADHLVRVGTLNAQSLATGARLARTLMDWLTWRWVATPGDFTQGSSIMPQKRNPVVLEHLVSMAGAAAGDAASVLNNVGAAWWEDSNNATTDVQVRLWDSNDRTDRFFALLGGFLAELEPLEPPSREEIVASGATTTAAADALTLHGVPFRAAHSVVGRLVRSGAPDSWTESDVRAAADAVGLAEPLDDAAVADLIAAAVRPELVLRRAQIDGPGSDAVRAQVGELRGAFDTVAGRLAAVRDRLAAADAALDEVAEVTAR; translated from the coding sequence ATGAGCACCTCCGCGCTGACCACCTACCAGCGGCACCACCTGCGGCCCACCTACGAGCATCACGTCGGGCACCTCTTCCCGGCGATGGTGCGAGCGAGTCAGGCCCACGTGGTGATGCTGACCGAGCGTGGGCTCATCCCCGCCGAGCGGGGCGCCGGACTGCTGCGGGGGCTGGCCGTGCTGCGTGCCGACACCGCATCCGCGCCGATCTACGACGGCAGTTTCGAGGACGTCTACTACCTGGTGGAGAAGCGCCTTGCCGAGGCGTGCGGCATCCCGGCCGCCCAGCTCGACGTGCAGCTCGCCCGCAGCCGCAACGACCTCGACGCCGGGGTGTTCCGGATGCTGCTCCGTGACCAACTGCTCGGCGTGCTCGACCGGGTGCTCGCCACCGGTGCGACCGCTCTCGACGTCGCGGACCGGTACGCCGACGTGGTCATCACCGGCTACACGCACCGCCGACCGGCGCAGCCCACCACCATCGGCCACGCCCTCGCCGGCTACGCCGAGGCGCTGGCGGGTGAGGCGGTCGCCTACGCCGACCTGATCGACCAGCTGAACGTCTCGCCGCTGGGCTCCTGTGCCTTCGCCGGCACAGACCTGGACATCTCCCCGGCCCGGGTGGCGGAGCTGCTCGGCTTCGACGGTCTGGTCACCAACTCCTACGAGGCGGTGGCCGGTGCCGACCACCTGGTGCGGGTCGGCACGCTCAACGCCCAGTCGCTGGCCACCGGTGCCCGACTGGCCCGGACCCTGATGGACTGGCTGACCTGGCGCTGGGTGGCCACACCCGGCGACTTCACCCAGGGCAGCAGCATCATGCCGCAGAAGCGCAACCCGGTGGTGCTGGAGCATCTGGTGTCGATGGCCGGCGCCGCCGCCGGGGACGCCGCCTCGGTGCTCAACAACGTCGGTGCGGCCTGGTGGGAGGACTCCAACAACGCCACCACCGACGTGCAGGTCCGGCTCTGGGACAGCAACGATCGTACGGACCGCTTCTTCGCCCTGCTCGGTGGCTTCCTGGCCGAGCTGGAGCCGCTGGAACCGCCGTCCCGGGAGGAGATCGTCGCCTCCGGCGCCACCACCACTGCCGCTGCCGACGCGCTGACCCTGCACGGGGTGCCGTTCCGGGCCGCGCATTCCGTGGTCGGCCGGCTGGTCCGCAGCGGCGCGCCGGACTCCTGGACGGAGAGCGACGTGCGCGCCGCCGCCGACGCGGTAGGCCTGGCCGAGCCGTTGGACGACGCGGCGGTCGCCGATCTGATCGCCGCCGCCGTCCGCCCGGAGCTCGTGCTGCGCCGGGCCCAGATCGACGGTCCCGGTTCCGACGCGGTGCGCGCCCAGGTGGGCGAGCTGCGCGGCGCCTTCGACACCGTCGCCGGCCGGCTCGCCGCCGTCCGGGACCGCCTCGCGGCGGCCGACGCCGCGCTGGACGAGGTCGCCGAGGTGACGGCCAGGTGA
- a CDS encoding ROK family protein — MTVRLADRAEQAAGAGDVGGLLLGIDFGGTKMAVGVADGSGRLLASERVPTHADRGARQALDRALEVATRLLGEVGGPAAAVGVASPGVVRPDGIDLAPNVPGWDRLRLVDTVGERLGVPAVAVDNDLNAAALAELRLGALRDADPGLVVGLGTGVAAAVTVRGTVLAGRHGAAGEIGYALAGAARPGRMLESVFSGRALDQLAAELGVPDGAAGLAARAGQPGEVRDVLRGRVDEIARHLITCCLLVDPQRVVLVGGVAGSELIRGLIVDRLAEVLPYRPEVVLSSFAADAALLGAVLLAREAVQAAG; from the coding sequence GTGACCGTACGACTGGCCGACCGCGCCGAGCAGGCCGCCGGGGCCGGAGACGTCGGCGGTCTGCTGCTCGGCATCGACTTCGGCGGCACCAAGATGGCGGTCGGGGTGGCCGACGGCTCGGGCCGGCTGCTGGCCAGCGAGCGGGTGCCGACGCACGCCGACCGGGGCGCCCGCCAGGCGCTGGACCGAGCGTTGGAGGTGGCGACGCGGCTGCTCGGTGAGGTCGGCGGCCCGGCCGCGGCGGTCGGCGTCGCCTCGCCCGGGGTGGTCCGGCCCGACGGCATCGACCTGGCGCCGAACGTGCCGGGCTGGGACCGGCTACGGCTGGTCGACACGGTCGGAGAGCGGCTCGGCGTACCGGCGGTCGCGGTCGACAACGACCTCAACGCCGCCGCCCTGGCCGAGCTGCGGCTCGGCGCGCTGCGCGACGCCGACCCCGGCCTGGTGGTCGGGCTCGGCACGGGAGTGGCGGCGGCGGTCACCGTGCGCGGCACGGTGCTGGCCGGACGGCACGGGGCCGCCGGTGAGATCGGGTACGCCCTCGCCGGCGCCGCCCGTCCCGGCCGGATGCTCGAGTCGGTCTTCTCCGGACGCGCTCTGGATCAGCTCGCCGCCGAGTTGGGAGTGCCGGACGGGGCGGCCGGGCTCGCTGCCCGGGCCGGCCAGCCCGGCGAGGTCCGGGACGTGTTGCGCGGCAGGGTCGACGAGATCGCCCGCCATCTGATCACCTGCTGTCTGCTGGTGGATCCGCAACGGGTGGTGCTGGTCGGCGGAGTGGCCGGCAGCGAGCTGATCCGCGGGCTGATCGTCGACCGGCTTGCCGAGGTGCTGCCGTATCGGCCGGAGGTCGTGCTCTCCAGCTTCGCCGCCGACGCGGCGCTGCTGGGGGCGGTGCTCCTGGCTCGGGAGGCGGTCCAGGCCGCCGGCTGA